The Desulforegula conservatrix Mb1Pa genomic sequence TGTAGAGAACAAATAAAATGTCCGCACCTGTAGCAAATGAATTGTCCGGAATTATATACATGATTGGAGGTGTATATGATGCAGACGAAGTTGCTACAGGAAATCAAAAAGATGAGATTTGAAGAAGCATATTCATGCTGGACAGAGGGACGACTTAGCCAGGAGGAAGCAGCAAGGCTGCTTGGAGTCAGCGGCAGGACTTTAAGGCGTTACATCGACAGATATGAGGAAAACGGCCTTGACGGTCTTGTGGATTACAGGCTGAATCAGGTTTCCCACAGTCGAGCCCCTGTGGATGAAGTGATAGCCCTGACAAATCAGTACAAAGAAAAGTATAGTGGCTGGAACGTGAAGCACTTTCACTCCTGGTATAAAAAATCAGGTGGGACAAGAAGCTATACCTGGGTGAAAAACAAGCTTCAGGAAAATGGTTTGGTCAAAAAAGCTCCTGGAAAAGGCAAGCACAGAAAGAGACGAGAGAAATCGCCTCTTCCAGGGATGATGATCCATCAGGACGCAAGCACCCATGAATGGATAAAGGGTCACAAATGGGATCTCGTCGTTACAATGGATGATGCGACAAACGAACATTATTCAATGTTTTTTACAGAGCAGGAAGGAACTGCCTCGAGTTTTCGAGGAGTGAAAGAAACGATTGAAAATAAAGGCCTTTTTTCATCCTTTTACAGCGATCGAGGAAGCCATTATTGGATTACGCCAGAGGCTGGAGGAAAGGTCGACAAGGTTAAGCTGACGCAGTTCGGCAGAGCCATGAAACAGCTCGGAATCCAGATGATCGCGGCATATTCTCCGGAGGCAAGGGGACGAAGCGAAAGGGCCTTCAGAACCCATCAGGAACGGCTGACAAAAGAGCTTGCCTTAGCAGAAATATCGACAATGGAAGAGGCGAACATATACCTTACAGAAACTTATCTGCCAGCTTTCAATGAAGAATTCATGCAGCCAGCAATCGAGGACGGCAGTGCCTTCGTTCCTTTCTGCGGCATGGATATAGATGATATCCTCTGCGAGCAGTACGAAAGAACTGTCGCAAATGACAATTGCGTAGAGTTTGGGCGTATGAAGCTTCAGATACCTCAGGCATCACACAGAATTCATTATGTAAAAGCAAAAGTGCGTGTTCATAGCTACTGCGACAAGAGGCTGGCAGTTTTTCACGGTCCGAGGAAACTCGCTGTTTATGACCCTCGCGGGACAATAATCGGAGCAAGTCCGATTCAAAATATAGATTCAAAAACTAAGGCGGTTTCTCTGCCCTTTACCACATCTGACAATGCTGCTCCTTGTCAAGGCCAAGCCTCGCAGGCTCGGTGCTGCGCAGCCTTGACAAGTCCGCTGCATTGCCAGATTTAAAAAGCGGGCAGAGAACCTTCGAGGTTATCCTTGGGATAGCCCTTAACATTAATTTTTTCGTCCAACGCATTCGCTTCCAATATAGTTTGGCCCTTTTTTCAAAAGAGCTAAAAAGTGGACAGTTTATGTGCTATAAAACCGGACAAATTTATTTGTTGCTAACAGAATTTAAATGCAACTGTTTTAAATAAAAGAGGCTTAAAGTGCTGAAGGAAATCATATGCCGGGTTTTAAATGTTTGTGAAAATAATCATATGTAAGAATCTGGTGAAAGAATATGCTTGAAATAACATGGGGTTTGCATTTAATATTATAGCCACAATCGATAATTTCAAATCTGTCCCGGCTTATTTAGCAATACTTATCCAATTATTAAATCGTAAAATAAATCAATGGTGAGGCTGGTTTTTTTTCTTGTCTGCCTTTTAGATGGCACAACGATCTTATCTTAGTTGTTTTGTTGATTGTCTTTTCATGCTGCTTGACAATGCATATTGCAATGGGAGGCCATTATGAACGGAATCAGAGACATTGATGCCATTTTGATATCATTAGTTTTTTTTGTTTTCGGGCTGACCAGCATCACATATTCAGCAGAAGAGCAAAAAGATGTCGGACTTATCACTGAGATCACAGGCTCAGTTTCATATTCCTCTGCAGACTCTAAATCAGGATTTTCAGACGCAGTTGTATTTATGAAGGTCAGATCAAATGATTGCCTGAAAATCGGAGAAAAATCATCTCTTACGCTTCTTTATCAGGGAAATGGCCGGAGGGAAGTCTGGAATGGGCCTTTGAGCATAAAGATTAAGGAAGAGGAAAGCGTTGTGATTGAAGGTACCGCCTTAGGGAATTCAAATAAGGCTGATAATATTTCCGTTGTGGTCAGTGACAAGGTTTTTATGGCTTCTGAACTTGGTGAATCAGGTAAACTTGGAAAATCAGGGATTAGGGTTGTAAGAAGCATGAGTGAAACCTCTGAGACCAAACTGCGTGAAGGACTTGAAAAATATAAGAAAATGAAGTCTGATTTTGGTGAAAAAGATGCGGTTCCTGATCTTTATCTCCTTTCACTTTACAGTGAGCTTGGCAAACACTCAGAAATGGAGAACCAGCTCAAGCTAATGAAACAGAAATGGCCAGGAAATCCCGAACTAAAAAAATGGGCTGATCAGATTAAGGCCAAATAAGACGCTGTTAATAAAAAAAGTCAATCGGAACATATCTTTTTATTAGGCAATGTTCCTCTTATTCAATTTCTATTTCAAATATCATTGATTGTATTTCTACTTGATTTCTGGACAACCATTTTGAAAAAATGTTTTACGTATCTTGCCCAAAACTTCATGGTTTTAGCCAGTAGAATAAATGTCTTTTTGGTTATTTGCTGATCCAATATCATTAATGTTTTTACGGAGCTTTTTCCAAAAAGCGACCCGCCGGAGGCCGCTTTTTTATTAAAAGTATTAGTTGTTTATTGTAATCATAAAGTATTCCACATTAACGGGAACAGAGCCCTAAAAAACAAGAGGCGTTGCCAAGCAGAGTCTTTATCAATGCATATCATAGCTATGATACAGATGTGATTCAGTAAACGTTCTTCCATTTTAATCTTCCATAAAACGTTCAGAACAGGAATACGGCCATGAAAAAAAATAACCTGTTTTTAATCGTCCCTGTTTTTTTGCTATTCACAACAAGTTCTTTTGCAGAGGTGAAGCTTGATGGAAGTATGGGGGTTACAGGTTCTCTGCCTGGCCCTGATTTCCGGATAGAAGCTACAGTTGGTCAAAAAATGGGCCCTAATCTTTTCCACAGCTTTGAAAAATTCAATATAGCAACAGGAGAGACTGCCACTTTTGCCGGGCCTGCTGATATCAGCAGAATCATAAGCCGCGTTACCGGAGGATCTGTCTCAAATATTGACGGGCTTTTGGCCTCTGAGATCCAGGGCGCGGATTTTTATTTGATAAACCCATACGGTATTGTTTTTGGCAAAAACGCTTCCCTCGATATAAGCGGATCATTTTTTGCGACAACTGCGGATCATATCAAGCTTGGAGAAAATGGCAGATTTGATGCAAAGAATCCATCTGCTTCCATTCTGACATCAGCCCCGCCCGAGGCTTTCGGTTTTGTTGGAAACAGTCCTGGTAAAATTGAGGTGGAGTCAAGCATCGATGTGGGGGAGGGTAAATATCCTGGGCTATATGTTAATGGCAACTCAAGCATTACAATAGCTGGCGGGGATATAAGCTTCATGGGCGGTGTGGCAAGAACATACAAGGGGCCTATCAATATAGTTTCCGTTGCATCAGTCGGAGAACTTAATCTCGATTCCATGAATACAGGTCTTTTCTCTAAGCTTGGCAATATAGATGTCAGGGACTTCTCTGTGATTTTTTCATTCGGAGGCGGTAATATTTCTGTTCAATCCCAGAATCTTAATCTCATAGATGGAGGTGAAATATACACCAAGATTTTTGAAGATCGCGCAGATGCCGGAAATCTTGATGTAAATGTCAGGGATTCAATCCTTGTATCAGGCCAGAGCATGAATGGTTTTCTTAGTTATCTTGGTGCAGAGGTTCAGAACGCACCAAACAGCAGAAGCGGAGATGTTAATATTTCGGCAAGATATCTTAGGATTGATAATGGAGCCTCTGTTTCATCATACAGTGCCAGAAGCGGGCCAAGCGGAAATGTAACAATAAACGCAGACAGAGTTGAAACTTTAGGGGGCTCGAAGATTTCATCGGAAATATTGGGTGGAATAGGCAAAAGCGGAGATATTATTATTAATGCTTATGAGTTTTTCAATTTATCTGGAATCACTGCAGAAGGAGTTTGCAGCAGCGTCGGTACTACTGTTACAGATTCTTATTTGGCTTATGGGGGTGATATCAGGGTTTTTGCTCCTGAAATATTAATGGATGGCGGATATCTCACAAGTTTGAGTTCAGTTTCAGGCAATTCCGGGAATATAGCAATTGAAACAGATAATATGACACTGATAAATGGAGGTTCGGTTTATTCGTCTATTTCTGAAGGAATAGGCATTGCCGGTAATATAGATCTTAAAATTTCTAATCAGCTTTTTATGTCTGGTTTTAATGTCAATGGGACTTTTACCAATATTAATTCCGCTGCTGTGGATTCCATATATTCGGCTGGAGGAAATATTGCTCTGTCAGCTGGATCTGCTTGGCTTGAAAAAGGTGCCTACATAACAAGTTCAAGTGTTATGAGCGGCAGTTCAGGTAATATCTATATGGATGTAGCTAAGCTTGATCTTGTTGATGGAGGTAGAATTTTTGCCGATATCAGACAGGGGCAGGGTAGGGGCGGCGCTCTTGAAATTATAGCTGACGAATACATTAATATTGCTGGTGCATATGCTGGTGCCTATTCAAGCAGGATAGCTTCGGAGGCCGAGGATTCTGGGACTTCAAATGGTGGCAGCATAAGTCTTGTTTCTCCTTTAATTAATATTATTGATGAAGGATATATCAGTACAGTGAGCAACAGCGGGGACGGCGGCAGCATTGATATAGGAACCTGGAATTTGAACCTGATCAATGGTGGAAGCATACTTGCCAGTAAGATTAAAGGCAGCGGTTCAGGTGGGAATATATTCATTAACGCGGTCAATGATGTTAATATTTCAGGAAAAAATGAAAGCGGATCATCCGGCGGTATTAATTCATCAGCAAATGGAGCTCCAGGGGCAAAGTCAGGAGATATAGCCATAACTGCTGCGAGTTTGAAATTATCTGATGGTGGTTATGTGACAAGTTCTGCCTTCGGCAGTGGAGACTCCGGAAGTCTTTTTGTTGATGTTGATACATTGGAGCTTTTGGGAGGCGGAAGAATACTATCTGCAATACAGGGAGGCACAGGAATAGGAGGGGAATTAAGTATTAATGCCAGGACATCCGTTCTTATCCAAGGATCAGATGTGCAAGGCGCAAGCTCGATAATATCTTCAGCAGTGGGTTCTTTTACGGCTGATGGAGGAAATCTAAATATAATTACAGACAATTTGACCATAGACGGCGGATTCATTACAAGTTCCAGCGTTGAAGGCGGCAGGGCCGGCAATCTCGCTATGAATGTTGGAAGTTTAAGTGTTCTTAATGGAGGTACTGTAACATCAAGTGTTTTAAGAGCCGTAGGCAGAGGCGGTAATGTTTATATTGACGCCAGAGACTATGTTCTGGTTTCAGGCGTTTCAGAATATGAGATTTATAGCAATATCAATTCGTCGGGAGTAGATTCTCCTTATTCAAATGCCGGGGATATTTTCCTGTCTTCTCCATATCTGAGGCTTGAAAATGGCGGATTTCTCTCAAGCTCAAGCACACGAAGTGGTGACGCAGGAAATATTAATATCTGGGCTTCAGACGTTTATCTTGTTAATTCTGGTCATATTGACACTGCCTCAGATGTATCAGCCGGAGGCAGCATGCATATAGATTCTGCTCACATGATCAATCTCGAAAATAGCTATATATCAAGTTCTGTGTATGGTGGAACCGGAAATGGCGGTAATATGCTCATTGGGAATCCCGAGTTTATAATACTTGATGGCAGCTATATCATAGCAATAGCTTATGAAGGCAACGGCGGAAATATTGATCTTAAAGCCGGACTTTTTATTGCTGATCCCATTAGTAAAATAAGTGCTTCATCCCAGTTAGGTATTGATGGAATCATAAATATTGATGTAAAGCGGCGGGCGCTTTGGCACCATTTTGCGTCTGCTTTGGCACCACTCCCACATGAATTGACTAAAAAAAGCCCATCTGATTGCCTGTCAAAAATATGTCGATTATAAAGCCCTGACCAGAAAAAATTTGAACGCCTGATCAGGGCCTGGTTTATCAATAATTTGTGAAGATCAACTCATTGCCCTCTGTGGCACTCTTTCGAGCAACAGAATATCTCAGTTTAACTTCCAGCTGTTTGAAGTCCTTGAACACTTCACGTATTTCAGGCAGGTCGTTTATGGTCAGAAGAAACTTGCCTTTCACGCTTCCGAGTATCCCTGCCATTTCTTTGTAATCATCCAGAACCATATTATGCTTGTAGTATGGGGCTTTATAATAAGGTGGGTCAATAAAAAAGAATGTGCCTGGCCTGTCGTATCTGGCCACAAGATCCTGCCATGGGAGATGTTCAACCACGCAGCCTGATAGCCGCATGTGAACCTGGGACATTTCCTCTTCAAGTCTGACTATGTTAATCTTGCCAGCTCTGCCCGGAGACACGCCAAAGGATCTGTTTCTTACTCTGCCGCCATAACAGAGCCTTTGGGTATAATAATATCTGGCGGCTTTCTGGATATCGGTCAGGCCACCTGTTTCAAGCTGGCCTTTCCATTCTTCGAACATCTGCCTTGAAGTTAAAAGCCATTTAAACTGCTTTAAAAACTCTTCTAAATGATTCTGGACTACCCGATAAAATGAAATAAGTTCTCCGTCCAGATCATTGAGAACTTCAGATTTTGAAAGCATCGGGTCTTTTTTGAAAAACACCCAACCGGCTCCTGTGCATACTTCGCAGTATGTTTCATGTTCCGGCAACATCGAGATGATCTGGGCAGCAAGTCTTGATTTGCCGNNNNNNNNNNNNNNNNNNNNNNNNNNNNNNNNNNNNNNNNNNNNNNNNNNNNNNNNNNNNNNNNNNNNNNNNNNNNNNNNNNNNNNNNNNNNNNNNNNNNNNNNNNNNNNNNNNNNNNNNNNNNNNNNNNNNNNNNNNNNNNNNNNNNNNNNNNNNNNNNNNNNNNNNNNNNNNNNNNNNNNNNNNNNNNNNNNNNNNNNNNNNNNNNNNNNNNNNNNNNNNNNNNNNNNNNNNNNNNNNNNNNNNNNNNNNNNNNNNNNNNNNNNNNNNNNNNNNNNNNNNNNNNNNNNNNNNNNNNNNNNNNNNNNNNNNNNNNNNNNNNNNNNNNNNNNNNNNNNNNNNNNNNNNNNNNNNNNNNNNNNNNNNNNNNNNNNNNNNNNNNNNNNNNNNNNNNNTAGGTGAAGGCCATGATGCCCTTTACCATTGACGCTGATATGGTTTCATATTCTGCGCTTCCGGCTGAAGTTCTCAGAAGAAGCCTCCATGTCCTGTCTGGCAGGGATTCAACGACAGGAGATCCAGGATCCGCACTCTGCCTTGCGGTGCAGACGACATTCAGTCCTTCGACGCCATCGTTGGCCACTCCGATCGGATCATTGCGACCGTCTCCGCCAGAAAACGCAACGTGGACATACAGATACTGTATACCTGCCTTTTCCTGATTGATCCTCGTTATCTGCTGAACAGCGTAGGCTTCAGCGTCCGCAGATGATAAAAAAGGCTGCCCCTGTGCATCTGCCGGATATATAATGTCATGGCCCAGCCCGAACACCCTCACCTTGTTTCCTGGCAGAATTTCATAAGTAATGTCACTCATCTGATCCCTCCTTAGGCGAACACAGGCATTTTGATGCCGATTGTTTTTGATGATTTCAGGAATGCGGAAAGCTTCACAAGATCGATAATCAAGCCTGACGAATTATAAATAGTAGAACTTGTCATTACCGCAGACGCTCCCAGATTACCTCCCCATATATAAATTTTGCCATTACTGAAAACCAACATAGGATCGAGAAGAGCAGATGCCGCTATCGGGATATGATATTGACGGCCCGTAGCCTCTACATGAGCCATCAACCCTCTCAAGAGCGGAGACCACATATACAAAACTCCATCCTGGTAAAATATCCGGTTATCGCCAAACTGAGTATAGGCGCTATCACTGGTAATTCCTGAAGACTGAATAAAAGGCGCAAAATTGCAGAATCGCGTAAACTGATTTGTAGCTGTATCGAATAAGAAAATATTATTATGGAATGCCCCTCTGGCAAAACCATCTATTTTTGTTATCTTGAAATTGACCAGGAATTTACTGCTGGAATATTTACAGGACATAGAGTTTGGTCTGAGCACGATCATATTGTAGCCGCTGCTTGATCCCACGCCACTACCTATCATGGGAGGAACAACAGCCAGATCAGACCATACGTTTGAAGCAAAATGGTATCTGTATATTGTAGGAAAATTTGACGGCACATATGACGCATTAGCGTTTTTAAAAACCTGCATAAAATATGCATAGCCGCTATTTGTCCCCATGAATGCGTAGCCGACGCACTTAAGATTAGTAGGCGTCGTGGGCAGTGACGCTAAAGCTGTCCAGGCGTTACCTGCCGGGCTATATTTCCTGAAATCAAATGCGGCATTCGGAGGATCACCAATATTCACTCTATTGCTGTAATAATAGCAATTCCCCTCATAATCAAAGCTGCCGGTTTCAGGGCAATACAACAAATGATTAATATCAGGATAGGCGAGCCCCGCGTCACTCCATGCATTTGTTGCTTCGTCATAAACATCAGGCCTTTGGGTTGTAGAACCGGGCGTATAAAGCTTGCCATTCGCAGCTACCGCAGGGCCACTCATTCCCCCTGATTCAGTTACCCATGCAGGATACTTGCTGAACGTGCTGTTGCCTGTACCAAAAAGAGTATTCATGGGAGAAACAAAAGCGCTTCCCCAGTCCTCACCCAATAAGTTCAGGTTTTCAAAATAATTCACATTGTCTATTTTTGATTTGGCAACCAGCCTGACTCCTGGAATGCCGGATTGAGCAGGGAATGATGAACCCATTTATTCCTCCTTATATTAGCAAACCTTCAAGAATGAAGCTGATGCTGTCAGCCTGGTCGGTTTTCACTCGTATTGTTTCCCCGGCTCCCATATTCACAGTAATCTCGTGTGGAGGGCCAGGGTCGACCGGAACATTGAAACATCGCCAGTCAGCCGAGAGTGCCGGATTGTCCCCATGACCAGCCGCGCACCTTGCTATGCTGTATTCAACCGATTCCCCGGCCTGGTTGCAGACAGACACCCTGCCTTGAAAAAATCTGCCAGCCGGGCAGACATAGAGTTGCACTTCTACTGTTGATGAGGGTCTTAATGCCGCAACCCGTCCGTATTGGTCAGCCATAAATCCTCCTTTAAGACTTAAGGACTACATTGTGTTTGTGTAGAAAAAGGCTCTTCGAAGCCCGGCTTTCACATTTTCGGCAAGCACCTCTGTGATGCTGTCCACATATTGCCTGGAAGCCATGACAACAGAAGGTTCTATGGTCAATGTGATAGCTGAGGTATTCTCAACTGCGAGCGGCAGCCTGATATAAAGATCCTGGCCAGCTCCATCAGCAAGGACAGGTTTTTCCGTGGGCGGATAATTGGAAACGGCCACAAGATCTCCGGCAGAATCAAAGAGACCAACTTCCCTTATCCACCATCCGCCAACATCCACAGGAATCTTCCCCTCAATGGTAATCCAGTTTGGATTTTCCTCTGACAGAGCAACCCTGTTAACCTCACCACGACAAACCTCATGAACCAGACCTGCCATCCCCTCCCATGGTTCGACAAACAGCCCATTCCCGTCTCCTACAGCCATATGGGTTATTTCAAGACCAACACCGTCGACCAGCGCCTGCGCATACCTGGCCAAGCCTATGCTCGTCATGATCGAAAAATATTTTTGCATTAAACCTCCTAAGTAGATTCCTTCGGATATACGATGGTGTCAGAGCCTGTATGTATTGCTGCGGAAGACATCAAAACCACAGGCTCAAGTGTAATTTCCGTGGCAATCAGTGGATAAACCGTCGTAACAGCTCCAGCCACTGGCCCTCCGCACCCAATCCACAAAGGAGCAGTCTCAAGATAAAGAACCAGCTCAAAACCAGCCAGCTTCGACCGCGCCGGTTTCACCTCATTGATGGCCCAGGTCATTGTGGGCAGTTTGGTGAGCATGTCGCCCTGAATATTGTTAATCCTCACCCGGAATTCTGCCCAGCGTGCCGGATCAATATCCCTGAGATTGATGATCTCCACGGTGTCTATGCCGCAAGCGTCCGCGACTATGCGCCTGACACCGCTTTCCCTGCCGCCAAGAACGTACCAGTGCCAGGCCAGCCTTACCCGGCTGTAATACTGATCATCTGTTTCATAAGCGGCGCGAACAATCCCCCTCGATGCCGCGAACCCGTCAAAATTCTCTTCCTCGCACCTGTCAGGCAGAAACTGATCACGAACCCAGAGCACAGACGCCCTTGCTGAATCCAGAACATCAGCAGCCCCTTGGACAACAGTGGCAAGAGGCCCAGGACGCCAGATCAGCGCATATTTCAAACCATTTTTGAAATAATCCCAGAATATACTCATCAGGCTTCAGCCCATTTCCAGGTTAAATCCAGTGATTCAAGCACTCCGAGTCCGTCATCTGGGATTCCGATGTCAGACACCGGAGATGCCCAGTTTACCTTTTTGATATTTGAACCAGTGCCGAGAACCAGAAAGGTCAATAAATCCCTTGTCAAATCCTGACCTATTTCAAGCGGTGCAACTCCGCTGACAACAGTTCCTGAAAACAGCGCCCTGATTCTGTTTTCAACAGCAAGCCTAATATCCGCAGGATTACCTCCTGTCAGCTCAAGCTCTCCGGCAATCAAGACATTTACCGACAAAGGCCCTTTGACCATTACATCATCATTGATCGGCTTTTTTTCAGTAACGACAGCATTCAAAGCAGCTACCAAATCAGACGTCGGCAACCCTGCCGCACCCCTGATCACCACATCAACCGTGCCCTGGCCCCTTGGATGATTATCCATGATTCTTACTCCGGTCACTCCGGCCACAGACCTTGCCCAAGATTCATAAGCGTATTTGGTACAGCCGTTGATCGCAGACCAGGCAAGCTGATACCTGAGCCTAAGACTGTCATCATCTTCTTCGTCTATGGCCTCGGACGTAAGCCACCCGGCCCGGTTAATCACTCCGTCAATTCCAGGAATAACCGAGGCCATTTCCCTTATCTGGCCTGCTGTTACATTGGCCGCGCAGCCATAGGATTCTGATTCGACAGCGACAAGTGTTTCAATTTCTCCATCCTGTAAAACCACGTCAGCCAGAGTAACAAACCGATAGATATTGCCGAGTCCGTCTGGCGGAGTCCTGATAACGCTGCCAGCAGTTATGGGAACATTGCCGGCAGAGCCGGAACGATAGAAAACAACACTGCCCCTGGCTTTTGTGGCCTTCTTGCGCGAGACTTCAACCTGACCGCAATGCAAATCAAGCCATAAACCTGTGGCTGTTAACGGAAACGCCTGCTTAAGCACAAAATCAAGGAACTGATAAAGCTGATAAAGACCCCAGGCCCAAAGCTCTATCAAGCCACGGACAGGCCCTCTGTTGAGATTGAGTGGCTGGGGCAGATTGCCATCAGCCTGAACCGCCTCGATGCGCTCAAACAGGCTGACTCTGATGCTTTCGAGTGTTTTGCTAACCAGTAACATCCTTGATCACCATTTCCATGTTTGCGCCGATTTCCATTACCAGGTTGAATTTATGATTCTGGTCTATCAGCCTGGCTTCCGCCTGAATAACAATGCCTGTGTGATCCCATCCTGAAACCATGGCCTGGGCAGACATAGGCACAACCCTCGGATCGAGTCCGATCCTGTAAACAACTTCATTAACCAGGGCCATTCTGTTTGTGACCGTGTTTTCGTCCTTGGCATAAAGATAAATTTCAGATCCGAATTCCTTGTCGTAAAACAGCGAACCCAGAGGAGTTGCCAGCCTCAGCCTTATGTCCTGGACTGCTGCCCTGGCTCCTTCGGTTATGGCCGTCTCTCCGTTTGCGGCCACAACAGCTTGAAGTGATTCATCAAGCATCATGTCTAATCCGTAAATATTTCCCATTACTCACCATTAGCCGTAATATTTGCGGATCCAGTAACGCAGATGCCGGATCCGCAGAAATGGGTCACAGGGTCGCCAACTCTTGCCACGCCCCTGCCGTTTGCTGAAACATCAGGAGATCCTCCGATCACCAAGAACACTCCGCAATGAGGGCAAGTGTGCGCGCCGAAATCACCGTATCTCTGCACTCCCTTGCCATTGCCTGAAACGTCAGGAGATCCTGAGCCGTGGTATCCCACTACAGCGTGGGGACAGCATCTGAGGCCGTGGCTGCAAATTCCGATTACAAGATCATTTGTTAAGGCTATTCCTGGCATTCTCTGGCCTCCGCAAAACCTTTATGGGTTAATGAGCAAGGGTCTGAAGATATTCATCCCATGTCAGGGCAGATCCCTTTTCAGGCAAGCTGGCCAACATAGGCGGCCTTGAATCAGCCTTGATATAAAAAGTCATTCCATAGATCAGACCATTCCCGTCCAGATCCTCTGCTCCCATATATTCATTGACCAGGATCGCTGCCTTGGGAGGCTTGCTTCCTGATGATTGTCCCGCCATCTTAAGCAAGGCGTCAGACCCCATCATTCCGCATCTGCTGTTGACCACATCCCAAAGCTTGCATGACCCGTCTTCAGGACATCTGAAAAAGCCATATTCAGAACCATCGGTAACAGCCATTGACAGGTCAGATTCGTTCTCAAAGGCTGTCTTTTCTTCCGAATCCACGTATTTGCCTGTCTCTGAATCAGGCGTATAAATATTGCCTGCTGAATCTCTGAGGCTGATTACTGACGATTCCATGGCCAGAACAGACGCTATTGCGACAGGTTCGTTGGTCTCCAGGGAATTGCTTTCATAGTCAAGGTACTGACCTGATGGAGTCCTTG encodes the following:
- a CDS encoding baseplate J/gp47 family protein, with the protein product MLLVSKTLESIRVSLFERIEAVQADGNLPQPLNLNRGPVRGLIELWAWGLYQLYQFLDFVLKQAFPLTATGLWLDLHCGQVEVSRKKATKARGSVVFYRSGSAGNVPITAGSVIRTPPDGLGNIYRFVTLADVVLQDGEIETLVAVESESYGCAANVTAGQIREMASVIPGIDGVINRAGWLTSEAIDEEDDDSLRLRYQLAWSAINGCTKYAYESWARSVAGVTGVRIMDNHPRGQGTVDVVIRGAAGLPTSDLVAALNAVVTEKKPINDDVMVKGPLSVNVLIAGELELTGGNPADIRLAVENRIRALFSGTVVSGVAPLEIGQDLTRDLLTFLVLGTGSNIKKVNWASPVSDIGIPDDGLGVLESLDLTWKWAEA
- a CDS encoding PAAR domain-containing protein, which codes for MPGIALTNDLVIGICSHGLRCCPHAVVGYHGSGSPDVSGNGKGVQRYGDFGAHTCPHCGVFLVIGGSPDVSANGRGVARVGDPVTHFCGSGICVTGSANITANGE